In Desulfuromonas sp., one DNA window encodes the following:
- a CDS encoding M20/M25/M40 family metallo-hydrolase, protein MINTERLSGEFARLASIASPSFREGELSRYLAERLRRLGAEVAEDDAGDRTGSEAGNLIGRLAGSKPSAEPLLLAVHMDTVSPADGVRPVLRKGVFTSAGETVLGADDKAGIAEIIEALEVVREQGIAHGPIEIVVTVCEEVGLLGAKALDPERLRSRRGLALDTAGVDLVVYRAPCANKLRFTITGREAHAGIAPEAGISAIEVAARAIDRMPLGRIDPETTANIGIIQGGLATNIVPRTVVLEGEARSHDPAMLETQTRAMVACLEEAASAFERTIDGTAVRPEVTAEVLADYPRMAVPRDAGIIRLVEEASAALGRGVAVEVAGGGSDANIFNGFGIETVILGTGMTGVHTTGESVAVKDMVRVAELLVEIIRAA, encoded by the coding sequence ATGATCAATACGGAGCGTCTGTCAGGGGAGTTCGCCCGCCTGGCGTCTATTGCCAGTCCCTCCTTCCGGGAAGGGGAGCTCTCCCGCTACCTGGCAGAGCGCCTGCGCCGCCTGGGTGCGGAGGTTGCCGAAGACGATGCCGGAGACCGCACCGGGAGCGAAGCCGGCAACCTGATCGGCCGCCTTGCCGGATCCAAACCGTCGGCCGAGCCCCTGCTTCTCGCGGTGCACATGGACACGGTCAGTCCCGCCGACGGTGTGAGGCCGGTTCTGAGAAAAGGGGTCTTTACCAGCGCCGGGGAGACGGTGCTGGGGGCCGACGACAAGGCCGGCATCGCCGAGATCATCGAGGCCCTCGAGGTGGTTCGTGAGCAGGGGATCGCCCACGGTCCGATCGAGATCGTGGTTACGGTCTGCGAGGAGGTCGGCCTGCTCGGGGCCAAGGCCCTCGACCCCGAAAGACTCCGCTCCCGCCGGGGCCTGGCCCTCGACACCGCGGGGGTCGACCTGGTCGTCTACCGCGCCCCCTGCGCCAATAAGCTCCGTTTCACCATCACCGGACGCGAGGCCCATGCGGGCATCGCGCCCGAGGCGGGGATTTCCGCGATCGAGGTGGCGGCTCGGGCCATCGACCGCATGCCCCTGGGGCGCATCGACCCCGAGACCACCGCCAACATCGGTATCATTCAGGGCGGTTTGGCAACCAACATCGTGCCGCGGACGGTAGTTCTGGAGGGCGAGGCGCGCAGCCACGACCCGGCCATGCTCGAGACCCAGACCCGGGCCATGGTCGCCTGCCTGGAGGAGGCGGCCAGCGCCTTCGAACGCACCATCGACGGGACCGCCGTGCGCCCCGAGGTGACAGCCGAGGTTCTGGCCGACTACCCCCGGATGGCCGTCCCCCGCGATGCGGGGATCATCCGCCTGGTGGAGGAGGCCTCGGCCGCCCTCGGGCGCGGCGTGGCGGTGGAGGTGGCCGGAGGCGGCAGCGACGCCAACATCTTCAACGGCTTTGGGATCGAGACGGTGATTCTCGGCACCGGGATGACCGGCGTCCACACCACCGGAGAGTCCGTGGCGGTCAAGGACATGGTCCGCGTGGCCGAACTGCTGGTGGAGATCATCCGAGCGGCCTGA
- a CDS encoding peptidoglycan DD-metalloendopeptidase family protein has product MNFDFNPPSKSAAKARLVRWRIPLAAAVLILACVTPLLFDRPSPPATEAGTVPLTMEPAAPPAPEIRREAIEGTINPGDTLTALLGGYLTPQELHDLNQKSRKIFPLTGICAGQPYTLCLEDGAFDRFEYDIDREDQLIISNEGEDLSVSRIPIEYSVETELVGATIDTSLFEAVAETGENAELAMALADIFAWDVDFIRDIRKGDSFLALVEKRFREGEPAGYGQVLAAQFTNQGTPFKAFLFKDGDRPVSYYDEQGRSLRKAFLKAPLSYSRISSGFTLRRFHPITKTWKAHPAIDYAASPGTPIKTVGDGTIIKIGYTKYNGNFVKVRHNNSFETLYLHMKGFAKGMRKGKKVRQGQTIGYVGSTGLATGPHLCFRMYKNGSPVNPNRVKMAAAPPISKEHMAEFKTAITPLLARLEGREEDTRVAASMASGPGKLELSD; this is encoded by the coding sequence GTGAATTTCGACTTCAATCCCCCAAGCAAGTCCGCGGCCAAAGCCCGCCTCGTCCGTTGGCGGATTCCCCTGGCCGCGGCCGTGCTGATCCTGGCATGCGTGACGCCCTTGCTCTTCGATCGCCCTTCGCCCCCCGCCACGGAGGCCGGCACGGTCCCACTGACGATGGAGCCGGCTGCCCCGCCGGCCCCCGAGATCCGCCGGGAGGCCATCGAGGGAACGATCAACCCCGGCGACACCCTGACCGCCCTGCTGGGAGGCTACCTGACCCCCCAGGAGCTGCACGACCTGAACCAGAAGAGCCGCAAGATTTTCCCCCTGACCGGCATCTGTGCGGGCCAGCCCTACACGCTCTGTCTGGAGGACGGGGCCTTTGACCGCTTCGAGTACGACATCGACCGGGAAGACCAGCTGATTATCAGCAACGAGGGGGAGGACCTGAGCGTCTCCCGAATCCCCATCGAGTATAGCGTGGAGACCGAGTTGGTCGGCGCCACCATCGACACCAGCCTTTTCGAGGCGGTCGCCGAAACCGGCGAGAACGCCGAACTGGCCATGGCCCTGGCCGACATCTTCGCCTGGGACGTGGACTTCATCCGCGACATCCGCAAGGGCGACTCGTTCCTCGCCCTCGTGGAGAAGCGCTTTCGGGAGGGGGAACCGGCCGGCTACGGACAGGTCCTCGCGGCGCAGTTCACCAACCAGGGGACCCCCTTCAAGGCCTTCCTGTTCAAGGACGGCGACCGCCCCGTTTCCTACTACGACGAACAGGGCAGAAGCCTGCGCAAGGCCTTCCTGAAGGCCCCCCTGTCCTATTCGCGCATTTCCTCCGGCTTCACCCTGCGGCGCTTTCACCCCATCACCAAGACCTGGAAGGCCCACCCGGCCATCGACTACGCCGCCTCTCCCGGGACCCCCATCAAGACCGTCGGCGACGGGACGATCATCAAGATCGGCTATACCAAGTACAACGGCAACTTCGTCAAGGTCCGCCACAACAACTCCTTCGAGACCCTTTACCTGCACATGAAGGGGTTCGCCAAGGGGATGCGCAAGGGGAAGAAGGTCCGGCAGGGCCAGACGATCGGCTACGTGGGCAGCACCGGCCTCGCCACCGGCCCGCACCTCTGCTTCCGGATGTACAAGAACGGCTCGCCGGTCAACCCCAACCGGGTCAAGATGGCCGCGGCCCCGCCGATCTCCAAGGAGCACAT